A portion of the Granulosicoccus antarcticus IMCC3135 genome contains these proteins:
- a CDS encoding OsmC family protein — protein sequence MHARVKWLDHMSFVGESGSGHSVVMDGSPEHGGRNLGVRPMEMVLIGLGGCTAFDVVLMLQKSRQNVIDVEVSLDAERAEEIPHVFTEIKAHFKVWGKELSAKHVERAVTLSGEKYCSATKMLEKTATISYTWEIIES from the coding sequence TTGCACGCACGAGTAAAATGGCTTGATCATATGAGCTTCGTTGGTGAGTCGGGCAGTGGTCACTCTGTGGTCATGGATGGCTCTCCTGAACACGGCGGTAGAAACCTGGGCGTTCGTCCTATGGAGATGGTCCTGATCGGGCTGGGCGGTTGCACTGCGTTCGATGTTGTGCTCATGTTGCAAAAGTCTCGCCAGAACGTCATTGACGTGGAAGTGAGTCTGGATGCGGAGCGTGCTGAAGAGATTCCGCACGTTTTTACTGAGATAAAAGCGCATTTCAAAGTGTGGGGCAAGGAGCTCAGTGCCAAGCACGTGGAACGCGCCGTTACTCTGTCTGGGGAGAAGTACTGCTCGGCGACCAAAATGCTGGAGAAGACTGCGACTATCTCTTATACGTGGGAAATCATCGAAAGTTGA
- the crp gene encoding cAMP-activated global transcriptional regulator CRP translates to MLAPRIAPPPVEWLDLFLRSSHRRQYPAKTTIIHHGDVPETLYYIVDGSVSVVIEDEDGREIVLAYLSAGDFFGEMGLFDESLGRSAGVVARVKCELAEINYDQFRRLAADQPDLLYALTTQMAARLRKTSIKVRDLAFLDVTGRVASTLLDLAKMPDAITHPDGMQIRITRQEIARIVGCSREMVGRVLKELEKERNLISAKGKTMVIYGTR, encoded by the coding sequence ATGCTGGCGCCACGTATTGCACCGCCGCCTGTTGAATGGTTGGATTTGTTCCTTAGAAGCAGCCACCGTCGACAATACCCGGCTAAGACAACGATTATTCACCACGGTGATGTCCCTGAAACGTTGTACTACATCGTTGATGGTTCTGTCAGCGTTGTTATTGAAGATGAAGATGGTCGTGAAATTGTACTGGCCTATCTCAGTGCCGGTGACTTTTTCGGCGAGATGGGTTTATTTGATGAGAGCCTGGGACGTAGTGCCGGGGTCGTTGCCCGGGTTAAATGCGAACTGGCTGAAATCAATTATGACCAGTTCCGTCGCCTGGCAGCGGATCAACCCGATCTTCTCTATGCACTGACAACGCAGATGGCCGCCCGCCTTCGCAAAACCAGTATCAAGGTTCGTGATCTGGCTTTCCTGGATGTTACGGGACGAGTTGCTTCAACCTTGCTGGATCTTGCCAAGATGCCAGATGCCATCACTCACCCCGATGGTATGCAGATTCGCATTACCCGACAGGAGATCGCCCGAATCGTTGGATGTTCTCGCGAAATGGTCGGTAGAGTGCTGAAGGAGCTGGAGAAAGAGCGCAATCTCATTAGCGCGAAGGGCAAGACCATGGTCATCTACGGCACCCGTTGA
- the rplM gene encoding 50S ribosomal protein L13: MNKTTASAKPAEVKRDWFVIDAEGKTLGNVATECAHRLRGKHKAIYTPHVDTGDYMVVINASKVVVTGNKAKNKMYHHHTGYIGNLKTTNFEKLQQTHPERIIELAVKGMLPKNPLGRVMYGKLRVFADDKHTHQAQQPQLLELK; encoded by the coding sequence GTGAACAAGACTACCGCCAGCGCAAAACCTGCAGAGGTTAAACGTGATTGGTTCGTTATCGATGCTGAAGGCAAGACGCTCGGTAACGTAGCAACTGAATGTGCCCACCGCCTGCGTGGCAAGCACAAGGCCATATACACCCCCCATGTGGATACGGGTGATTACATGGTTGTCATCAACGCCTCCAAGGTTGTTGTGACAGGCAACAAGGCCAAGAACAAGATGTATCACCATCACACTGGTTACATCGGCAACCTCAAAACCACAAACTTTGAGAAGTTGCAGCAAACACATCCGGAGCGAATTATCGAGCTGGCTGTTAAAGGAATGCTTCCCAAGAACCCTTTGGGTCGTGTCATGTACGGCAAACTGCGTGTATTCGCTGATGACAAGCACACACACCAGGCCCAACAGCCACAGCTCCTGGAACTGAAATAA
- the trpC gene encoding indole-3-glycerol phosphate synthase TrpC: MAIAADVPDILKRIIARKLEEIAERQARVSIDELASQAQSMDACRGFAAAISRRISKGESAVIAEVKKASPSKGVLRDPFDPAAIARSYEAGGAACLSVLTDADFFQGSEAALQAARAACQLPVIRKDFIVDPYQVVEARAIGADCILLIAAVLDDETLAALYQQAVDLGMDVLVEVHDAVELQRSLAISPMLLGINNRNLRTFDVSLDTTEGLLADIPAGTVVVTESGIMNAADVERMQGIGVHAFLVGEAFMRADDPGTALREMFAV; the protein is encoded by the coding sequence ATGGCAATTGCAGCGGATGTTCCCGATATTCTGAAGCGCATCATTGCGCGAAAACTCGAAGAAATAGCTGAGCGTCAAGCACGTGTCAGCATAGACGAGCTTGCATCTCAGGCGCAGTCGATGGATGCCTGTCGGGGGTTTGCGGCTGCTATCTCCAGGCGTATTTCAAAAGGGGAGTCGGCCGTCATTGCTGAGGTCAAGAAGGCATCTCCCAGCAAAGGTGTGCTGCGAGACCCTTTCGATCCTGCTGCCATCGCCCGAAGCTATGAGGCTGGCGGTGCTGCCTGCCTGTCGGTATTGACCGATGCTGATTTTTTTCAGGGTAGCGAGGCTGCGCTGCAGGCTGCTCGAGCAGCTTGTCAGTTGCCGGTGATACGCAAGGATTTCATCGTTGACCCCTACCAGGTTGTCGAAGCACGGGCCATCGGGGCGGACTGTATCCTTCTCATCGCCGCGGTTCTGGACGATGAGACGCTGGCTGCGCTGTATCAGCAGGCAGTGGATCTGGGGATGGATGTCCTTGTGGAGGTTCACGATGCGGTGGAGTTGCAGCGTAGTCTGGCGATCTCTCCCATGCTATTGGGAATCAATAATCGCAATCTGCGCACCTTCGATGTCTCATTGGACACCACGGAAGGCTTGCTGGCTGATATTCCTGCCGGCACTGTCGTCGTGACTGAAAGTGGCATCATGAATGCTGCCGACGTCGAGCGTATGCAAGGTATCGGAGTTCACGCTTTCCTGGTCGGCGAGGCCTTTATGCGGGCGGATGATCCGGGCACCGCCTTGCGGGAAATGTTTGCAGTCTGA
- the trpD gene encoding anthranilate phosphoribosyltransferase: MKIQQALEQLIDRKDLPAADMELIMRQVMTGEATPAQIGGFLIALRMKGETVDEVAAAAKVMRSLASGVTLSDEDAIDIVGTGGDATSTFNVSTCSAIVAAAAGARVAKHGNRSVSSKSGAADLLEEAGVNIDLTPEQVAHCVDTVKLGFMFAPRHHSAMKHAIGPRREMGVRTVFNLLGPLTNPAGARSQLLGVYDRQWVRPVAEVLDKLGSRHVIVVHGHDGMDEISISGPTQVAELRDGQVTEYVIEPSQFGIETSSLDSIKVSSAAESFELVKQVLANEPGAARDIVVLNAGAALCVAGVVESIAEGVTLADQTIASGAAARKLAQLIAVSQSFSPA, from the coding sequence ATGAAAATACAGCAGGCGCTTGAACAACTGATAGATCGAAAGGACTTGCCTGCTGCCGACATGGAGTTGATCATGCGGCAGGTCATGACGGGTGAGGCAACCCCGGCGCAAATCGGTGGTTTTCTGATTGCGTTGCGAATGAAAGGCGAAACGGTTGATGAGGTCGCAGCCGCGGCCAAAGTCATGCGATCGCTGGCCTCGGGTGTCACATTGAGCGATGAAGATGCGATAGATATCGTTGGAACAGGTGGGGATGCGACCAGCACTTTCAATGTATCAACGTGCAGTGCCATCGTGGCAGCGGCAGCAGGGGCGCGAGTTGCAAAACACGGAAATCGATCAGTATCCAGCAAGTCCGGAGCTGCAGATTTACTGGAAGAGGCAGGTGTCAATATCGATCTGACGCCAGAGCAGGTAGCGCACTGTGTCGATACCGTAAAACTGGGTTTCATGTTTGCACCGCGTCATCACAGTGCCATGAAACATGCGATTGGTCCGCGGCGCGAGATGGGTGTTCGCACGGTTTTCAATCTGTTGGGACCGTTAACCAATCCGGCAGGCGCTCGTAGTCAGTTGCTGGGTGTCTATGACAGGCAATGGGTCAGGCCTGTGGCCGAGGTGTTGGACAAGCTGGGCAGTCGCCATGTAATCGTTGTGCATGGTCATGATGGCATGGATGAAATCAGTATCAGTGGTCCGACTCAGGTAGCAGAACTCAGGGACGGGCAGGTGACAGAGTATGTGATTGAGCCAAGCCAGTTTGGCATCGAGACCTCTTCTCTGGACTCGATCAAGGTTTCAAGTGCCGCAGAAAGTTTCGAGCTGGTCAAGCAGGTGCTTGCAAACGAGCCTGGCGCTGCTCGCGATATCGTTGTACTCAATGCGGGGGCTGCACTGTGTGTGGCTGGTGTGGTTGAATCGATAGCTGAAGGTGTGACGCTGGCGGATCAGACGATTGCCAGTGGCGCAGCTGCCAGAAAGCTTGCTCAGCTGATTGCTGTTTCGCAGTCATTTTCACCAGCCTAG
- the rpsI gene encoding 30S ribosomal protein S9, with protein sequence MAAQQYYGTGRRKSSTARVFMNSGTGNITVNDKSLDEYFGRKTAHMIIRQPLERTETLGNFDFKITVKGGGGSGQAGAIRLGISRALLAYDETLRPSLRGAGFLTRDAREVERKKVGLRKARKATQYSKR encoded by the coding sequence ATGGCAGCACAACAGTATTACGGCACTGGCCGACGTAAGTCCTCTACTGCACGAGTTTTCATGAACTCGGGTACAGGCAATATCACTGTCAACGACAAGTCTCTCGATGAGTACTTTGGTCGTAAGACAGCACACATGATTATCCGTCAGCCGCTTGAGCGCACTGAGACTCTGGGTAATTTTGATTTCAAAATCACCGTCAAAGGTGGTGGTGGTAGTGGTCAGGCTGGTGCAATCCGTCTGGGTATCTCCCGCGCACTGCTGGCTTATGACGAAACACTGCGTCCTTCATTGCGCGGTGCTGGATTCCTGACTCGTGACGCTCGTGAAGTTGAGCGTAAGAAAGTCGGACTCAGAAAAGCACGAAAAGCGACTCAGTACTCCAAGCGATAA
- a CDS encoding anthranilate synthase component II: protein MLAVIDNYDSFTWNLVQYAGELGCEVQVFRNDKISCDELAALQPGAIMVSPGPGRPDSAGISLPLLDRFAGKLPILGVCLGHQSIGQHFGGAIVLAKQIMHGKLSQIYHDDTGVFKGLPNPFVATRYHSLVIDRKTLPDELIETAWTQGANGEREEIMGVRHRDYLLEGVQFHPESISSEHGHDLLANFLKRAGLLPRTQ from the coding sequence ATCCTTGCTGTCATCGATAACTACGATTCCTTTACCTGGAACCTGGTGCAGTACGCAGGAGAACTTGGTTGCGAGGTGCAAGTCTTTCGCAATGACAAGATCAGCTGTGATGAACTGGCGGCCTTGCAGCCCGGCGCTATCATGGTGTCACCCGGGCCGGGCCGGCCTGACTCTGCGGGAATCTCGTTACCGCTGCTGGATCGATTTGCCGGCAAGCTGCCTATTCTGGGCGTATGCCTGGGTCATCAGAGTATCGGTCAGCACTTTGGCGGCGCCATCGTACTGGCCAAACAGATCATGCACGGCAAGCTGTCGCAGATTTATCACGATGACACCGGGGTGTTCAAAGGATTACCGAATCCGTTCGTGGCAACCCGATATCACTCTTTGGTGATTGATCGCAAAACGCTTCCTGATGAATTGATAGAGACGGCCTGGACCCAAGGGGCGAATGGGGAGCGCGAAGAAATCATGGGCGTGCGACACCGAGACTATTTGCTGGAAGGCGTTCAGTTTCACCCGGAGTCCATCAGCAGTGAGCATGGCCATGACTTACTGGCCAATTTTCTCAAACGCGCAGGCCTCCTGCCTCGAACACAGTGA